In Streptomyces capitiformicae, one genomic interval encodes:
- a CDS encoding sensor histidine kinase: MRVGTSSTLGGRDVRATPATRHDDPAELGIDPDDLPDGLVVADDQGRVICFNAAAARITATPAAQALGRSLECALPLEDLEGRRWWQLTDPYGGLAIRVGQPERNLLLPGAREVLVSARYIRTEPTGPVRRVVVSLRDTEARRRTERSHAELIATVAHELRSPLTSVKGFTATLLAKWERFTDDQKKLMLETVDADANRVTRLIAELLDISRIDSGRLEVRRQPVDIGAAVGRHIQAYVAAGQPADRFLLRIEQPLPSLWADPDKIDQVLSNLLENAVRHGEGTVTIDVTPAESPREGDGHPNAATSVIVSDEGTGIPEESMNRVFTRFWRGSKRGGTGLGLYIVKGIVEAHGGTITVGRAPGGGAEFRFTLPVGAPAYLA; this comes from the coding sequence ATGAGGGTCGGCACGAGCAGCACACTGGGGGGCCGCGACGTGCGTGCTACGCCCGCGACCCGGCACGATGATCCCGCCGAGCTCGGTATCGACCCCGACGACCTCCCCGACGGACTCGTCGTCGCCGATGACCAGGGTCGCGTGATCTGCTTCAACGCCGCCGCCGCCCGCATCACCGCCACCCCCGCCGCCCAAGCCCTCGGCCGTTCCCTCGAATGCGCCCTGCCGTTAGAGGACCTCGAAGGCCGCCGCTGGTGGCAGCTGACCGACCCGTACGGGGGGCTCGCGATCCGGGTCGGACAGCCCGAGCGGAACCTGCTCCTGCCGGGGGCGCGCGAGGTCCTCGTATCGGCGCGCTACATCCGTACCGAGCCCACCGGCCCCGTCCGCCGGGTCGTCGTCTCCCTCCGCGACACCGAGGCCCGCCGCCGCACCGAGCGCAGCCACGCCGAACTGATCGCCACGGTCGCCCACGAACTGCGCTCGCCGCTCACGTCCGTCAAGGGGTTCACCGCCACCCTGCTGGCCAAGTGGGAGCGGTTCACCGATGATCAGAAAAAGCTGATGCTGGAGACCGTCGACGCCGACGCCAACCGGGTCACCCGGCTCATCGCCGAGCTGCTCGACATCTCGCGCATCGACTCCGGGCGGCTTGAAGTGCGCCGCCAGCCCGTCGACATAGGCGCGGCCGTCGGACGGCACATCCAGGCGTATGTTGCCGCGGGACAGCCCGCCGACCGGTTCCTGCTGCGGATCGAGCAGCCCCTGCCCAGCCTGTGGGCCGACCCCGACAAGATCGACCAGGTGCTGAGCAACCTGCTGGAAAATGCGGTGCGGCACGGCGAGGGAACCGTCACGATTGACGTCACGCCCGCGGAGTCCCCCCGGGAAGGGGACGGCCATCCAAATGCTGCCACGTCGGTCATCGTGAGCGACGAGGGCACCGGCATCCCGGAGGAGTCCATGAACCGCGTCTTCACCCGCTTCTGGCGGGGCAGCAAGCGCGGCGGCACAGGCCTCGGGCTGTACATCGTCAAGGGCATCGTCGAGGCCCACGGCGGCACCATCACGGTCGGACGCGCCCCCGGCGGCGGCGCCGAGTTCCGATTTACGTTGCCCGTGGGGGCCCCGGCCTATCTGGCCTGA
- a CDS encoding TrmH family RNA methyltransferase: MPAPELISPRSARVFAARRLAKRNFRGKDRLFLAEGPQAVREAAGHQVDGTATLVELFATVEAAERYADIVGEARAAGARVHLADEAVIADISTTVTPQGVVGVCRFLDTPFEDILAARPKLVAVLAHVRDPGNAGTVLRCADAAGAEAVVLTDASVDLYNPKAVRASVGSLFHLPVAVGVPVEQAVAGLRDAGVRILAADGAGKDDLDDELDKGTMGGPTAWVFGNEAWGLPEETRALADAVVRVPIHGKAESLNLATAAAVCLYASARAQRAFGGCRTVTLS, translated from the coding sequence ATGCCCGCCCCCGAGTTGATCTCCCCGCGCTCCGCACGCGTCTTTGCCGCGCGGCGGCTCGCCAAGCGGAACTTCAGGGGGAAGGACCGGCTGTTCCTCGCGGAGGGGCCGCAGGCCGTGCGGGAGGCAGCGGGGCACCAGGTGGACGGGACAGCCACGCTGGTGGAGCTGTTCGCCACGGTCGAGGCCGCGGAGCGGTACGCCGACATCGTGGGGGAGGCCCGCGCGGCCGGTGCTCGGGTGCACCTGGCCGATGAGGCGGTCATCGCCGATATCTCCACCACCGTGACGCCGCAGGGGGTCGTCGGGGTCTGTCGGTTCCTCGACACGCCCTTCGAGGACATCCTCGCGGCCCGGCCCAAGCTCGTCGCCGTACTCGCCCACGTACGCGATCCCGGCAACGCCGGCACCGTACTGCGGTGTGCGGATGCCGCGGGAGCGGAGGCGGTCGTACTCACCGACGCGTCCGTCGACCTCTACAACCCCAAGGCCGTGCGCGCCTCCGTCGGCTCGTTGTTCCATCTGCCGGTCGCCGTCGGGGTGCCGGTCGAGCAGGCTGTCGCGGGGCTCAGGGACGCCGGGGTACGGATCCTCGCCGCGGACGGGGCGGGGAAGGACGACCTGGACGACGAGCTGGACAAGGGGACCATGGGCGGGCCCACGGCCTGGGTGTTCGGCAACGAGGCCTGGGGGCTGCCCGAGGAGACGCGGGCGCTGGCCGACGCCGTCGTCCGCGTGCCCATCCACGGAAAGGCCGAAAGCCTGAACCTCGCGACGGCCGCCGCCGTATGTCTCTACGCGTCCGCCCGTGCGCAGCGCGCCTTCGGAGGGTGCCGCACCGTCACCCTCAGCTAG
- the rplT gene encoding 50S ribosomal protein L20 produces MARVKRAVNAHKKRRAILEQASGYRGQRSRLYRKAKEQVTHSLVYNYNDRKKRKGDFRQLWIQRINAAARANGITYNRFIQGLKAANIEVDRKILAELAVNDATAFAALVEVAQKALPADVNAPKAA; encoded by the coding sequence CCCACAAGAAGCGCCGGGCGATCCTCGAGCAGGCCTCCGGCTACCGCGGTCAGCGTTCGCGTCTGTACCGCAAGGCCAAGGAGCAGGTCACCCACTCGCTGGTCTACAACTACAACGACCGCAAGAAGCGCAAGGGCGACTTCCGTCAGCTGTGGATCCAGCGCATCAACGCCGCTGCCCGCGCCAACGGCATCACGTACAACCGCTTCATCCAGGGTCTGAAGGCCGCGAACATCGAGGTCGACCGCAAGATCCTCGCCGAGCTGGCCGTCAACGACGCCACGGCTTTCGCCGCGTTGGTCGAGGTGGCTCAGAAGGCGCTGCCGGCGGATGTGAACGCGCCCAAGGCGGCGTGA